The Takifugu flavidus isolate HTHZ2018 chromosome 21, ASM371156v2, whole genome shotgun sequence genome has a window encoding:
- the ube2ql1 gene encoding ubiquitin-conjugating enzyme E2Q-like protein 1 has product MANLLRKIGLIRLHDRDTEDPKHHQGSLKGTKGNQKNNANKHCQTANESNILSTPEIKARKLDQLGKDKPSGKDKQGKDAKEKQQTGGGGSIATSASSIPPLVPQRPNCTQVRTRRLMKELQEIRRLGDNFITVELVEDNLFEWNVKLHQVDKDSALWQDMKETNTEFILLNVTFPDNFPFSPPFMRVLSPRLENGYVLDGGAICMELLTPRGWSSAYTVEAVMRQFAASLVKGQGRICRKPGKSKKAFNRKEAEATFKSLVKTHEKYGWVSPPVSDG; this is encoded by the exons ATGGCCAACCTACTGCGGAAGATCGGTCTCATCCGCCTGCACGACCGAGACACTGAGGACCCAAAGCACCACCAGGGCTCGTTAAAGGGCACCAAAGGGAACCAGAAAAATAACGCCAACAAACACTGTCAGACCGCCAACGAAAGCAACATCCTGAGCACCCCGGAGATTAAAGCAAGGAAGCTGGACCAGCTTGGAAAGGACAAGCCGTCCGGCAAGGATAAACAGGGCAAAGATGcgaaggagaagcagcagacggGGGGAGGTGGGAGTATAGCCACCAGTGCCTCCTCGATACCACCGCTGGTGCCTCAACGGCCGAACTGCACCCAGGTCCGGACGCGGAGGCTGATGAAAGAGCTACAGGAGATCAGGAGGTTAGGGGACAACTTCATCACTGTGGAGCTGGTAGAGGACAACCTGTTTGAATGGAACGTCAAGCTGCACCAGGTGGACAAGGACTCTGCGCTGTGGCAGGACATGAAGGAGACCAACACCGAGTTCATCCTGCTCAACGTCACCTTTCCCGACAATTTCCCCTTTTCGCCGCCGTTCATGCGGGTCCTGTCGCCCCGGCTGGAGAACGGCTACGTGCTGGACGGCGGGGCCATATGCATGGAGCTGCTGACTCCCCGCGGATGGTCCAGCGCCTACACGGTGGAAGCTGTCATGAGGCAGTTCGCAGCCAGTCTCGTAAAAGGACAG GGTCGTATATGTAGGAAACCGGGCAAGTCCAAGAAAGCTTTCAACCGTAAAGAAGCCGAGGCCACCTTCAAATCCCTGGTGAAAACCCACGAGAAGTACGGCTGGGTGTCCCCGCCTGTGTCCGACGGTTGA
- the med10 gene encoding mediator of RNA polymerase II transcription subunit 10: MAEKFDSLEEHLEKFIENIRQLGIIVSDFQPSSQAVLNQKLNFMISGLQDVEKCRQQLHEINVPLEVFEYIDQGRNPQLYTKECLERALARNEQVKGKIDTMTKFKSLLISELSKVFPEDMSKYKAIHGEDASSL, encoded by the exons ATGGCTGAAAAATTTGATAGcctggaggaacatctggagaaatTCATTGAGAATATTCGACAGTTAGGAATCATCGTCAGTGACTTCCAGCCTAGCAGCCAAGCCGTTCTTAACCAGAAACT CAATTTCATGATATCTGGACTGCAAGACGTCGAGAAGTGCCGTCAGCAGCTTCATGAGATCAACGTCCCGCTGGAGGTTTTTGA ATACATCGACCAAGGCCGGAACCCCCAGCTCTACACCAAGGAATGCTTGGAAAGAGCCTTGGCCAGGAATGAGCAGGTCAAAGGGAAGATCGACACCATGACG AAATTCAAGAGCCTTCTGATCTCCGAGCTGAGCAAAGTCTTTCCAGAGGACATGTCCAAGTATAAGGCCATACATGGTGAGGATGCCTCCTCCTTGTGA